Genomic DNA from Pedobacter africanus:
GTATATCTGCGTAGCCTGGGTATTGAACCACCAGCTTTTTACAACAGGGACTAAATTTCTGAAACCTATATAAAGAGGGGCGCATAGCCCCTTTTTTATGATTGTATTTTGTTGCTTACAAAGCAATTTTTGGGATGCTATTTGTGTAATATTGGGTACACACAAATAGAAACCGATATGAAAAAACTAATCATCATCGCCATCGCTTGCTATGGCCTGAGCGCCCGCGCACAATCCGGCGAATCCAAAAATTTTATTTACCTCTATTCAGATTCTGTCATTCATGCCAGAAATATCACCTTACGGCCCGATGCCTTCGGTTCCTGGCAGCTGAGGGTGGATTCCAGGCGTATTCCACCTCAGCAGGTAAAATTTTTCAGCAATAGGAATGGTTTTTTTGCCAATACAAGGCGATTGAACTTTGCCGGGATAACGGCGTTTTCTGAACGTGTTATTGAAGGCCGGATCAATCTGTATCAGCAAACCAGTTACGAGCCCGGCTTGTACAACGATTACCATCACCCGCACCATCAGCATTACAGCAGCAGGCAACCCGTTGATATCAGGATGTATTACAATAAGGGTTTTAGCGATCTGCAGAAAGTAAATTACCATAACCTGAAGCTGGATATGGCCGATCATCCCGAAAGCATGGACCTGCTGGCGGGTTACAGAAGAAGCATGAGTACGGGCAAATTGATGTATGTAGCGGCGGGCGCAGCTATTGCAGCCGGCATTGTTTCCTTTTTAGTGGGTACCGAAAAAAGCAGTATGGCGGCTACAGAAAGGGGCTATACAGCAGGTTTTGCCCTGATAGGGGCCGGGGCAGGCCTGGCATTTGGCGGGTATGCAGTGTCTGCAAAAGCAAACAGGCATCTGGAAGATGCGATCGAGGCCTATAACCGCTAAACTTAAAATTCAATCCGTGCCTCTTTTATAAAGGCACGGATTCCCTGTCAAATTACAGTTGAAGGCCCTTTTCCGACAATTCAAATTCTATTTAAACACTTCACACTTTTTTTTATGTACACTGGGTTTGAACAGCTAATTTTGGGCCGTTTAAAACACCTCATACATACATGAAAAGAATCCTTATTTTTTTATTATTCGTTGTGGCCGCACCGTTTGCTTTGCTGGCACAGCAACGCTTTACGATAAGCGGTACCGTACGTGATGCTTCATCTGGAGAAACATTGATCGGGGCAACCGTTAAACTGCAGTCTACTACTCATAAAGCTGGTATTGCCACTAATGCCTACGGGTTCTATTCGCTCACTGCTGCCGAAGATACATACGACCTGCTGGTGAGCTACAGTGGCTACCGCAGTTTTACTCAAAAGATTACATTAAATAAAGTACTCAAAGTCAACATAGAGCTCAGCGCCGCTGCTGATTTGCAGGAGGTGGTAATCAGCGCCGGTGACAAGAAGAATGAAAATGTAAAAAGCCCGCAGATGGGCCTCTCTAAAATAGACATGAAAACGCTCGACAATGTGCCGGTATTGCTTGGCGAAAAGGATGTGTTAAAAACCGTACAGCTATTGCCAGGTGTTAAAGCCGGTGGAGAGGGAAATACCGGTTTTTTTGTGCGTGGAGGTGCCTCAGATCAAAACCTGATCTTGCTCGACGAAGCAACGGTTTACAATTCTTCACACCTGCTGGGCTTCTTTTCTACCTTTAATGCCGATGCTATAAAGGACGTTAGTTTATATAAGGGAGGAATGCCCGCTCAATACGGCGGACGTTTGTCTTCTGTACTGGATGTGAAGATGCAGGATGGTAACGATAAAGAGTTTAAGGTAGAGGGCGGACTGGGCCTCATCGCATCAAGAATAAAGGCCGAAGGACCTATTGTTAAAAATAAAAGTTCATTTATGGTAAGTGCCAGGCGTACTTATATCGATCTGTTACTGAAAGCTTCAGGCGATTCAGCCCTTAAAAATAATACACTAAACTTCTACGACATCAACGCCAAAATAAACTATAAGTTTGACGATAAGAACACCCTGTTCCTTTCCGGTTATTTCGGACAGGACAACATTGGAATAAAAGACCTGTTTGCCAACGATTGGGGCAATACTACGGCAACTGTACGCTTTAACCATGTCTTCAACAGCAGGTTATTCTCCAACACGTCATTTATCTATAACAAATACAGCTATGCCATCGAACTTCTCGATGAGAACAGCAATGCGAAAGTAAATTCGCTGATCAGGGATTACAATTTTAAGGAAGACCTGCAATACTATGCCGACAATCACATCTTAAGA
This window encodes:
- a CDS encoding TonB-dependent receptor gives rise to the protein MKRILIFLLFVVAAPFALLAQQRFTISGTVRDASSGETLIGATVKLQSTTHKAGIATNAYGFYSLTAAEDTYDLLVSYSGYRSFTQKITLNKVLKVNIELSAAADLQEVVISAGDKKNENVKSPQMGLSKIDMKTLDNVPVLLGEKDVLKTVQLLPGVKAGGEGNTGFFVRGGASDQNLILLDEATVYNSSHLLGFFSTFNADAIKDVSLYKGGMPAQYGGRLSSVLDVKMQDGNDKEFKVEGGLGLIASRIKAEGPIVKNKSSFMVSARRTYIDLLLKASGDSALKNNTLNFYDINAKINYKFDDKNTLFLSGYFGQDNIGIKDLFANDWGNTTATVRFNHVFNSRLFSNTSFIYNKYSYAIELLDENSNAKVNSLIRDYNFKEDLQYYADNHILRFGLHATHHRIAPSDIRVSANSSFNPLSIENRYGLEFSAYISDEWTVTDRLNLLYGLRLSQFSLLGPGTMPTYNTSGEVTSSASYKKGEFVKNYFNLEPRFSASYSLNNKNSIKASYNRNTQNIHILSNSGTASPTDQYVMSSNNIKPEIADQAALGYFRNTEDNGFEFSAEIYYKWMQNQIDYKDGAELTANADVEVELLYGKGRAYGLELYGKKTKGKFTGWISYTLSKTERQFDQINNGKYFNARQDRTHDLALVGMYNLGRRWSVSANYIYSTGNAVTYPAGKYNIGGLNTYYYTERNANRMPHTSRLDIGATLKAKETKRFQSSWTFSVYNALNRKNPYAIQFRDKENDPTRTEAVQTSLFGIIPSITYNFKF